Proteins encoded in a region of the Cupriavidus pauculus genome:
- a CDS encoding HlyD family efflux transporter periplasmic adaptor subunit, whose protein sequence is MSTDAQSAAPANSNGNGNGNGNNNKRKRLLIALTAAVVVAGIGYGLYWGLYARHFENTDDAYVAGNVVQVTPLAGGTVVSIAADDTQLVTAGQSLIQLDRADSQVSLEQAEAQLAQAVREVRTLYVNNGSLAANVAMRQADVAKAREDLVRRQAIANSGAVSSEEIAHARTALQAADSALLAAQEQLASNKALTDQTTVEKHPNVQRAAANLRAAYLAFARSTLPAPVTGYVAKRSVQVGQRVAPGTPLMAVVPLDQVWVDANFKEVQITHMRVGQPVELEADVYGSKVKYRGKVEGFSAGTGAAFSLLPAQNATGNWIKVVQRLPVRIALDPQQLRDHPLRVGLSMNVSVDVRNEDGGAMVSAITRGPMETDVYDKVAQDADTLIARIVALNNGGRTAGAAPAAAPAPAPSRGPSPADASRPSAKHA, encoded by the coding sequence ATGAGCACCGACGCGCAATCCGCCGCACCCGCCAACAGTAACGGCAACGGTAATGGCAATGGCAACAACAACAAGCGCAAGCGACTGCTGATCGCCCTGACCGCCGCGGTGGTCGTGGCCGGCATCGGCTATGGCCTGTACTGGGGCCTGTACGCCCGCCATTTCGAGAACACCGACGATGCCTACGTCGCCGGCAACGTCGTGCAGGTGACCCCGCTTGCGGGCGGCACCGTCGTCTCGATCGCCGCCGACGACACGCAGCTCGTCACCGCGGGCCAGTCGCTGATCCAGCTGGACCGCGCGGACTCGCAGGTCTCGCTCGAGCAGGCCGAGGCGCAGCTCGCGCAGGCCGTGCGCGAGGTCCGCACGCTCTACGTCAACAACGGTTCGCTCGCGGCCAACGTGGCCATGCGGCAGGCCGACGTGGCCAAGGCGCGCGAGGACCTCGTGCGCCGCCAGGCCATCGCCAATTCGGGCGCGGTATCGAGCGAAGAAATCGCCCACGCGCGCACCGCGCTGCAGGCCGCGGACTCCGCGCTGCTCGCCGCGCAGGAGCAGCTCGCCTCGAACAAGGCGCTGACCGACCAGACCACCGTCGAGAAACATCCGAACGTGCAGCGCGCCGCCGCCAACCTGCGCGCCGCGTATCTCGCGTTCGCGCGCTCGACGCTGCCGGCGCCCGTCACGGGCTACGTGGCCAAGCGCTCCGTGCAGGTGGGCCAGCGCGTGGCGCCGGGCACGCCGCTGATGGCCGTGGTCCCGCTCGACCAGGTCTGGGTCGATGCCAACTTCAAGGAAGTCCAGATCACGCATATGCGCGTCGGCCAGCCGGTCGAGCTCGAAGCCGACGTCTACGGCTCCAAAGTGAAGTACCGCGGCAAGGTCGAGGGCTTCTCGGCGGGCACCGGCGCGGCGTTCTCGCTGCTGCCCGCGCAGAACGCCACCGGCAACTGGATCAAGGTCGTGCAGCGCCTGCCCGTGCGCATCGCGCTCGATCCACAGCAGCTCAGGGACCATCCGCTGCGCGTGGGCCTGTCGATGAACGTCAGCGTCGACGTGCGTAACGAGGATGGCGGCGCGATGGTATCCGCCATCACGCGCGGGCCGATGGAGACCGACGTCTACGACAAGGTCGCGCAGGATGCGGATACGCTCATCGCGCGCATCGTCGCGCTCAACAACGGTGGCCGCACTGCCGGCGCGGCGCCGGCAGCGGCCCCGGCCCCGGCGCCGTCGCGCGGCCCCTCGCCCGCGGACGCGTCGCGCCCGTCGGCCAAGCACGCCTGA
- a CDS encoding MarR family winged helix-turn-helix transcriptional regulator, whose translation MTSQAPPPSSTDPFDPDRYEMGRSIGYVLARAKSHLAYSVEQEVSDLDITHPQASCLMMLAKGAARTVTDLGRELGTDAGSVTRLLSRLEKRGLIARTRRDDDRRVVDLSLTSEGEALVGKLPAIYCGVLRRHFEGFTTAEIETLRGLLQRVIDNHQDLSKS comes from the coding sequence ATGACATCTCAGGCACCTCCCCCCTCCTCGACCGATCCGTTCGATCCCGACCGCTATGAAATGGGCCGCAGTATCGGCTACGTGCTCGCGCGCGCCAAAAGCCACCTTGCCTATAGCGTGGAGCAGGAAGTCAGCGACCTCGATATCACGCATCCGCAGGCCAGCTGCCTGATGATGCTCGCCAAGGGAGCGGCGCGAACGGTGACCGACCTTGGGCGCGAACTCGGCACCGATGCCGGTTCCGTCACGCGCCTGCTCAGCCGGCTCGAGAAGCGCGGCCTGATTGCCCGCACACGCCGGGACGACGACCGCCGCGTCGTGGACCTGTCGCTGACTTCGGAAGGCGAGGCCCTCGTCGGCAAGCTGCCCGCGATCTACTGCGGCGTGCTCCGGCGCCATTTCGAAGGATTCACCACGGCCGAAATCGAAACGCTGCGCGGCCTGCTCCAGCGCGTGATCGACAACCATCAGGACCTCTCCAAATCATGA
- a CDS encoding efflux transporter outer membrane subunit, with translation MKPVHSTALKVLAALAVSIVAGCAAFGDAQSTQTMTSPDALAQGASQVLAAGHGEWPSQDWVDQFQDPQLRALVDEATHDNPNLQAAFARVQASRAMAMATRAALYPGIDFEGSIVRQRFSSTDLFEGTPLAGSWQNASRMQFGLDYDFDFWGKNRAALEAALSEDRAAEAESQASRLLLSTAIARNYNRLAALYAQRDVAERAIAQRRDLTELSRQRLSAGLDTQVETTQARGTVAAAQTDLQRIDEDIALARNQLAALLGKGPDRGLRIAKPTLLAHATPTLPDDLAIGLLGRRPDIVAARWRVEAAAGDVSVARKEFLPDITFSAYAGVASLDPSNLLMGISRTFGFGPAVQLPIFAGGRLRANLKGRYAQYDIAVASYNQTLVDALRETADTVTSIRSVDQQIVTQREALDLAEHAYSLATTRYKAGLGTQLTVLNAESTVLQQRRLATDLQARRLDLQIGLVKALGGGYAAPEAAPKPTHG, from the coding sequence ATGAAGCCAGTCCATTCCACCGCATTGAAGGTGCTGGCCGCCCTCGCGGTGTCGATCGTCGCCGGGTGCGCCGCATTCGGCGATGCCCAGAGCACGCAGACCATGACCTCGCCGGACGCGCTCGCGCAAGGCGCGTCGCAGGTACTTGCGGCCGGCCATGGCGAGTGGCCGTCGCAGGACTGGGTCGATCAGTTCCAGGACCCGCAGCTGCGCGCGCTCGTCGATGAGGCCACGCACGACAACCCGAACCTGCAGGCCGCGTTCGCGCGCGTGCAGGCCTCGCGCGCGATGGCCATGGCCACGCGCGCCGCGCTGTACCCGGGCATCGACTTCGAAGGCAGCATCGTGCGCCAGCGCTTCTCGTCCACGGATCTGTTCGAGGGCACGCCCCTCGCGGGTTCGTGGCAGAACGCCTCGCGCATGCAGTTCGGGCTCGACTACGATTTCGACTTCTGGGGCAAGAACCGCGCGGCGCTGGAAGCGGCGCTCTCCGAAGACCGCGCGGCCGAAGCGGAAAGCCAGGCTTCGCGGCTGCTGCTCTCCACGGCCATCGCACGCAACTACAACCGGCTGGCCGCGCTGTACGCGCAGCGCGACGTTGCCGAGCGCGCCATCGCCCAGCGCCGCGACCTGACCGAACTGTCGCGCCAGCGGCTGTCCGCGGGCCTCGACACGCAGGTGGAAACCACCCAGGCGCGCGGCACGGTCGCGGCCGCGCAGACGGACCTGCAACGCATCGACGAAGACATCGCGCTCGCGCGCAACCAGCTCGCGGCGCTGCTCGGCAAGGGCCCCGACCGCGGCCTGCGGATCGCAAAGCCCACGCTGCTGGCGCACGCCACGCCGACGCTGCCCGACGACCTCGCCATCGGCCTGCTGGGCCGCCGTCCCGACATCGTGGCCGCACGCTGGCGCGTGGAAGCCGCGGCCGGCGACGTGAGCGTCGCGCGCAAGGAATTCCTGCCGGACATCACGTTCAGCGCCTACGCGGGCGTGGCATCGCTCGATCCGTCCAACCTGCTGATGGGCATCAGCCGCACGTTCGGCTTCGGCCCCGCGGTGCAGTTGCCGATCTTCGCGGGCGGCCGGCTGCGCGCGAACCTCAAGGGCCGTTACGCGCAGTACGACATCGCGGTGGCCAGCTACAACCAGACGCTCGTCGATGCGCTGCGCGAAACCGCGGACACGGTGACGAGCATCCGCAGCGTCGATCAGCAGATCGTCACGCAGCGCGAGGCGCTGGATCTGGCCGAGCACGCGTATTCGCTCGCCACCACGCGCTACAAGGCGGGCCTCGGCACGCAGCTCACGGTCCTCAATGCCGAGAGCACGGTGCTGCAGCAGCGCCGCCTTGCCACAGACCTGCAGGCACGCCGGCTCGACCTCCAGATCGGCCTGGTCAAGGCGCTCGGCGGCGGCTACGCGGCCCCCGAGGCCGCGCCAAAACCGACGCATGGCTGA
- a CDS encoding DHA2 family efflux MFS transporter permease subunit, protein MADTLTANADDSGGRAPAPAGAPPAPPVPLTGGKLIVGTIALSLATFMNVLDSSIANVSIPAISGDLGVAPNQGTWVITSFAVANAISVPLTGWLTTRFGAVRLFVTSILLFVLSSWLCGVAPNLETLLAARILQGAVAGPMIPLSQSLLLASYPPAKSSMALALWGMTTLVAPIMGPLLGGWISDNMTWPWIFYINIPVGLGAAYATWAIYRERETPTRILPIDRIGLALLVIWVGSMQLMLDKGKELDWFHSTFIVALTITAVVGFLFFLVWELYEKHPIVDIHLFGGRNFAAGVVAISVAYGLFFGNLVILPLWLQTIVGYTATDAGIVMAPVGIFAIILSPIIGRVLPKVDARWVATAAFITFGIVSFMRSGFTTGVDTRTLMIPTLIQGAAMAMFFIPLTSIILSGQPPAKIPAASGLSNFVRITFGAIGASISTTIWENRAALHHAQLIEQVNPYNPTYVAQLDHLTAMGMTRAQAMGVIERNISLQASMLGANDIFWISGVLFFVLIVFVWLTKRAQGGGGADAAGAH, encoded by the coding sequence ATGGCCGATACCCTTACCGCCAACGCCGATGACAGCGGCGGCCGCGCGCCCGCTCCGGCAGGCGCCCCGCCCGCACCGCCGGTGCCGCTGACCGGCGGCAAGCTGATCGTCGGCACCATCGCGCTGTCGCTGGCCACGTTCATGAACGTGCTGGACTCGTCCATCGCCAACGTCTCGATTCCGGCGATCTCCGGCGACCTCGGCGTGGCGCCCAACCAGGGCACATGGGTCATCACGTCGTTCGCGGTGGCCAACGCCATCTCCGTGCCGCTCACGGGCTGGCTCACCACGCGCTTCGGCGCGGTGCGGCTGTTCGTCACGTCCATCCTGCTGTTCGTGCTGTCGTCGTGGCTGTGCGGCGTGGCGCCGAACCTGGAGACCCTGCTGGCCGCGCGCATTCTGCAGGGCGCGGTCGCGGGTCCGATGATTCCGCTGTCGCAGTCGCTGCTGCTCGCGAGCTATCCGCCGGCCAAGAGTTCGATGGCGCTCGCGCTATGGGGCATGACCACGCTCGTCGCGCCGATCATGGGGCCGCTGCTCGGCGGCTGGATCTCGGACAACATGACGTGGCCGTGGATCTTCTATATCAACATCCCGGTGGGTCTCGGCGCGGCGTATGCCACGTGGGCCATCTATCGCGAGCGCGAAACGCCTACCCGCATCCTGCCGATCGATCGCATCGGGCTTGCGCTGCTCGTCATCTGGGTGGGGTCGATGCAGCTGATGCTCGACAAAGGCAAGGAGCTCGACTGGTTCCACTCCACGTTTATCGTCGCCCTGACGATCACCGCGGTGGTCGGCTTTCTGTTCTTCCTCGTCTGGGAGCTTTACGAGAAGCATCCGATCGTCGATATCCACCTGTTCGGCGGCCGCAATTTCGCGGCGGGCGTGGTGGCGATCTCCGTGGCCTATGGGCTGTTCTTCGGCAACCTCGTGATCCTGCCGCTGTGGCTGCAGACCATCGTCGGCTACACGGCTACGGATGCGGGCATCGTCATGGCGCCCGTGGGCATCTTCGCCATCATCCTGTCGCCGATCATCGGGCGCGTGCTGCCGAAGGTCGACGCCCGCTGGGTCGCGACCGCGGCGTTCATCACGTTCGGCATCGTCAGCTTCATGCGCTCGGGTTTCACGACGGGCGTGGACACGCGCACGCTGATGATTCCCACACTGATCCAGGGCGCTGCGATGGCAATGTTCTTCATCCCGCTGACGTCGATCATCCTCTCGGGCCAGCCACCGGCGAAAATCCCGGCCGCCTCGGGACTCTCGAACTTCGTGCGCATCACGTTCGGCGCCATTGGCGCGTCGATCTCCACGACGATCTGGGAAAACCGCGCGGCGCTCCACCATGCGCAGCTGATCGAGCAGGTCAATCCGTACAACCCGACCTACGTCGCGCAACTCGACCACCTGACGGCCATGGGCATGACCCGCGCGCAGGCCATGGGCGTGATCGAGCGCAACATCTCGCTACAGGCGTCGATGCTGGGCGCCAACGACATCTTCTGGATCTCGGGCGTGCTGTTCTTCGTGCTGATCGTTTTCGTCTGGCTGACGAAGCGGGCCCAGGGCGGCGGCGGCGCCGACGCCGCCGGCGCGCATTAA
- the typA gene encoding translational GTPase TypA, with translation MTRAIRNIAIIAHVDHGKTTLVDQLLRQAGTFRENQQVAERVMDSNDLEKERGITILAKNCAVEYNGTHINIVDTPGHADFGGEVERVLSMVDGVLLLVDAVEGPMPQTRFVTRKALALGLKPIVVINKIDRPGARPEWVINQTFDLFDKLGASDEQLDFPVIYASGLNGYAGLTDAVREGDMKPLFETVLDKVPVRDDDPDGPLQLQIISLDYSSYVGKIGVGRISRGRARPLQDVVVKFGPEGNPIKGRINQVLKFVGLEREIVPEAEAGDIVLINGIEELGIGCTVMAPDAQDALPMLKVDEPTLTMNFCVNTSPLAGREGKFVTSRQLRERLDRELKSNVALRVADTGDDTIFEVSGRGELHLTILLENMRREGYELAVSRPRVVFKDIGGVKHEPYELLTVDVEDGHQGSVMEELGRRKGELLDMASDGKGRTRLEYRIPARGLIGFQGEFLTLTRGTGLISHIFDDYAPLREGGLGDRHNGVLISQDDGDAVAYALWKLQDRGRMFVKPGDALYEGMIIGIHSRDNDLVVNPIKGKQLTNVRASGTDEAVRLVPPIQMSLEYAVEFIADDELVEITPKSIRLRKRHLKEHERKRASREGA, from the coding sequence ATGACCCGCGCTATCCGCAACATCGCCATCATCGCTCACGTCGATCATGGCAAGACCACCCTGGTCGACCAACTCCTGCGCCAGGCAGGCACCTTCCGCGAAAACCAGCAAGTCGCGGAACGCGTGATGGATTCGAACGACCTGGAAAAGGAACGCGGGATCACGATCCTCGCGAAGAACTGTGCCGTCGAATACAACGGCACGCACATCAACATCGTCGATACCCCGGGACACGCGGACTTCGGCGGTGAAGTGGAGCGTGTGCTGTCGATGGTCGACGGCGTGCTGCTGCTGGTGGATGCCGTCGAAGGCCCGATGCCGCAGACGCGCTTCGTCACGCGCAAGGCGCTGGCCCTCGGCCTGAAGCCGATCGTCGTGATCAACAAGATCGACCGTCCGGGCGCGCGTCCGGAGTGGGTGATCAACCAGACGTTCGACCTGTTCGACAAGCTCGGCGCGAGCGACGAGCAGCTGGATTTCCCCGTGATCTACGCCTCGGGCCTGAACGGCTACGCGGGCCTGACCGACGCGGTGCGCGAAGGCGACATGAAGCCGCTGTTCGAGACCGTGCTGGACAAGGTGCCCGTGCGCGACGACGATCCGGACGGTCCGCTGCAGCTGCAGATCATCTCGCTCGACTACTCGAGCTACGTCGGCAAGATCGGCGTGGGCCGTATCTCGCGTGGCCGCGCGCGTCCGCTGCAGGACGTGGTGGTCAAGTTCGGTCCGGAAGGCAACCCGATCAAGGGCCGTATCAATCAGGTCCTGAAGTTCGTGGGTCTCGAGCGCGAGATCGTGCCCGAGGCGGAAGCCGGCGACATCGTGCTGATCAACGGCATCGAGGAGCTGGGTATCGGCTGCACCGTGATGGCGCCGGACGCGCAGGACGCGCTGCCGATGCTGAAGGTGGACGAGCCCACGCTGACCATGAACTTCTGCGTCAACACGTCGCCGCTGGCCGGCCGTGAAGGCAAGTTCGTGACGAGCCGCCAGCTGCGCGAGCGTCTGGACCGCGAACTCAAGTCGAACGTGGCGCTGCGCGTGGCCGATACCGGCGACGACACGATCTTCGAAGTGTCGGGCCGCGGCGAACTGCACCTGACCATCCTGCTGGAAAACATGCGCCGCGAAGGCTACGAGCTGGCCGTGTCGCGTCCGCGCGTGGTGTTCAAGGACATCGGCGGCGTCAAGCACGAGCCGTACGAGCTGCTGACCGTGGACGTGGAAGACGGCCACCAGGGTTCGGTGATGGAAGAGCTGGGCCGCCGCAAGGGCGAGCTGCTCGACATGGCATCGGACGGCAAGGGCCGTACGCGTCTGGAGTACCGGATTCCGGCACGCGGCCTGATCGGCTTCCAGGGCGAGTTCCTGACGCTGACGCGCGGTACCGGCCTGATCAGCCATATCTTCGACGACTACGCGCCGCTGCGCGAAGGCGGTCTGGGCGATCGCCACAACGGCGTGCTGATCTCGCAGGACGACGGCGATGCTGTGGCCTACGCACTGTGGAAGCTGCAGGATCGCGGCCGCATGTTCGTGAAGCCGGGCGATGCGCTGTACGAAGGCATGATCATCGGTATCCATAGCCGCGACAACGACCTCGTCGTGAACCCGATCAAGGGCAAGCAGCTGACCAACGTGCGCGCGTCGGGTACCGACGAAGCCGTGCGTCTGGTGCCGCCGATCCAGATGTCGCTCGAGTACGCGGTGGAATTCATCGCCGACGACGAGCTGGTCGAGATCACGCCGAAGAGCATTCGTCTGCGCAAGCGCCATCTGAAGGAGCACGAGCGCAAGCGTGCTTCGCGCGAAGGCGCGTAA